GCAATTCGACCCGGGCTCCTTGTGATGCTCGTTCAAAATCCCCAGGTTTTTTTGAAGGTCAGGGGGAGGATCCCGAAATTACATAGGTTGGCTTTATGAATACGGGCGAAACTTTTGACAATCTTGGCCCGTACTCCAAGATAGCGCGGGGCCAGCGCAGCATGTTCTCGACTGGACCCCTGTCCGTAGTTCTCTCCGCCAATGATAATTGCATTCCGGTATTCCCGACAGCTTGTGGAAATCTGGATCAATCTGGTAGTAGACATACTCGCTGATGGCCTTAATGTTGGAGCGTAATGGCAAAACCTTGCTTCCTGGGGGCATGATCGTATCCGTTGAGATGTTGTCTTCGACAATCAGCACAATTTTAGCGTCCAGGGTTTCGGGTAAGGCGTCCAACTCCGGAAACGGCATGATGGTTGGACCCATAAGAATTTCGGTCTGCATCGATTCCGGACTCGGGAAAACAATGGAACTCATATCGACAAGGTAATTATCTGACCAACCGGAGTGAAAAGAGCATGAAGCCGAGTGGGTGGCGCTGGTTTAAGCGACGAAACGCTATTGAGCCAGTGATTGGCCACATGAAGACCGATAACCGGATGGATCGCAACTATCTCAGTGGAGCCGATGGCGACAAGATCAATGCCATCCCGGCGGTTTGCGGATTCAATTTAAGAAAGCTCTTGAGACTATCTTTCGGCTAATTTTCAAAGATCTCATACGCTGCAAGCTTTTGCAGCAGGAGCAGAAAGCCCGTGCAGGGCTTCTCCTTCAGCCATTAAAAAAACTAACACCGAGCAGCCTACCTGATTTGTGTTCACTGACAGGCTGATTTCGATTTTTTCGGGACCGACTATGCAGCTTTAGGTACCACAACGGCCTTGTCCAGTGACGGTTGGAGTCAGTAATGCTTTACTGGCGGCTGTCAGTATCGTTGTCGATTCTGTGCTAAATGTTATGTCACCTCATACTCTTATTACGGGTTTTGAATGTAGGCATTCTTCCGGGTATAGAACCACCAGTTTAAGGCCAGGCAAATAAAGTAGAAAATGGCGAATCCATAGAGTGCATATTCCGGCGTCGTTGCTTTGATCTGCTCACCGAATACCTGGGGAATGATGAAAGCGCCGTAAGCCGCCACGGCCGAGGTCCAGCCGAGAACCGGCCCGGCCTGCTCCTTGTTAAAAATTATCGCGATCGATCTGAAGGTTGATCCGTTGCCTACGCCGGTCGCCGCAAACAGGACGATGAACAGCAGCAGGAACGGGTAGAAGTAGTCCTCCGGGGTAGCAGAAGCATAGGCCGCTTTCATGAAATATGCACACCCCAGGGCAGAAATAATCATAACGATAGAGACCCACTGCGTGACGATGGCGCCTCCCAATTTGTCTGCAATTTTACCCCCGACCGGCCGGATCAGCGCGCCGATAAAAGGTCCCATCCAGGCAAACATCAAGGCACTGGGACCATTGACATTGGCTGTATTGTGGGTTAGTACGCCGTCGACCATGAGGTGCGAGAAACCGAATATGACCTTGATCGACAGGGCAAAAGCGGCTGAATAGCCGATAAAAGAACCAAAGGTCATGGTATAGATGATGGTCATTGCCCAGGTATGTTTATTATTGAAAATCCGGTACTGCCTCTCCAGGTTAGCCCGTAGTTCGCCTCGAGTCAGGTACTTCATGCCGAACACCGTAGCGGCAATAATTAGTGGCAGGACAAGCCACTTACTCAATAGCCCCAGTCCGATTGGCGCTGGCAATAGGAGGTAAAGGCCGATGCTGGCGGTGACAAAGGCGATCATCAGCAGACCGGTGATTTTAGCAAACGCATGGACTGTCGAATTGACATCAGGTGAGACGGCCTCGGTTCTGATGTTGTGCATGCCGAAGTACCCAACGACGGCAAGCGGGATTAGCAGGATCAGCCAGATGTAACCGGCATTTTGGATGTATGTTTCGGTGCCGGCCGGAATCTTGCCGATCAGTGTGCCGCTTGTGTTGATCAGGGTCTGAGGCTTGCCGCCGAACAAGCCGAAGGTCATCACCAGCGGAATCAGAATCTGCATGGTCGTGACGCCGAAATTGCCCAGCCCGGCGTTCAGACCGAGGGACGTGCCTTGCATCCTTTTTGGAAAGAAGAAACTGATATTGGACATCGACGAAGCAAAGTTGCCACCGCCGATTCCCGAGAGCAGCGCCAGCAGGTAGTAGATTTCAATCGGCGTGGTTTTATTCTGCAGGGCGATACCGGTGCCGAATGCCGGAATGATCAGCAGCGCGGTGGTAAAGAAGATGGTGTTACGGCCACCGGCGATGCGAATCAAGAACGAACTGGGAATGCGCAGGGTTGCACCGGCCAGTCCGGCGATCGCCGACAGGGTGAATAGCTGTGACTGGCTGAAAGGGTAGCCGAGGTTGATCATCTGGACGGTAATGATGCTCCAGTAGAGCCAGACGGCAAAGCCGCAAAGCAGTTTGGGAATCGAGATCCACAGGTTGCGAGTGGCGATTTTCTTTCCGGTGGAATTCCAAAACTGCTCATCTTCCACATCCCATTTATCCAGGTTGATGGACATACTGTATCTCCTCGGTCAAGTTAAGCGGGCTAGCTGCCGGCTTCGAATTTTTGCATATCTGCAGGGTGCTTGTTTTTCATCATTTTTGTCGCGACAAGATGCATCCAGATTAGACAGATCAGCGACAAGGCGAACATAAACATCCAGCAACTGGTCCAGAGCCCGGTCCCTTCGAGTAGATATCCGAATATAATTGGGCAGAAGAAGCCTCCCAGACCTCCAAGGACACCGACCATGCCCCCGACCACCCCGACTTCCTCAGGAAAGTAATCGGGAATCAGTTTGTAGACGGCCGCTTTGCCGATTCCCCAGATGCTGCCGAGCATCACGACAATCACGGCGAAAATCCAGACATTGGCCTGAAAAAATATCCGCGTAACCCCCTTGGCCAGCAGTTCCTTTTTCTTAACTTGCTGGCCGACCTCGACAGTCGGTTCTTGCCAGGTCTGTTTGGTCGGAAGAACTAGAATTTGGCTGTCAAAATTGTAAAGCGATTCCGGTTTCTGTTTGAGACCGTAACTATTTTCACCGATATTGATCGAGGTTGCCGTAACCTCGGTAACGGTCCCAGAACGTTTGGCCATAACTCCGCGTCCCGGCGAATAGATCTCCATCTTCGGGATGATGACCATAAAACTGAGCAGCACCGAAGCGCTCAATACCCAGTACATGACCGTTCGGCCGCCGAACAGGTCGGATAGCCAGCCGCCCAGCGCACGGATGACGCCGGAAGGCAGGCTGAATGCTGCGGCGAAAATTCCAGCAGTCACCAGGGGCAGGTAATAAACATTGACGAAATAGGGGACCAGCCATTGGGAGAAGGCAACGAAACAGCCAAAGACCAGGAAATAGTAGAGACCGAATCGCCAGACCCGGATATCCGAAAGTGGCCTGAGCATCTGGCGGAAGCTTTTGGTTGAAGATGCTGGTTTCTTGTTCTCGGCAAAGATGAAGAACAGAACACCCATTGATGCCAGCATAATCGCATAATACACCGGCAGCTGACGCCAACCTTCGATATCGGTGCCGTAATCTGTCAAGTGATTCAACAGGGTAGGTGCAAACAGTGTGGTCAGCGCTGCTCCGGCATTTCCGGCACCGAAAACTCCCAGTGCGGTCCCTTGCCGCTCACGAGGATACCAGACAGAGGTGAAGGCAATGCCGATGGAAAAACTGACCCCGGCCAGCCCGAAACCGAAACTGCAGAGAGCAAATGTGGTGAGGCTGTCTGCCTTGGAGAGTAAATACATCGGAATTGCACAGATGAGCAGCAAGGTACCGTAAATTGGTTTGCCGCCGAATTTGTCGGTCAGCATCCCGGCCGGCAACCTGAATATCGATCCGGTCAGGACCGGAATCCCCATCAGCCAGCCAATCTGCACCGGCCCCCAGTTGAAAACCTGATTATCCACCAGAAAAGTCACCAGCACGCCATTGAACATCCAGGCGGCGAAACAGATCGTGAATGCCAGGGTGTTAAGGAAGAGCATCTTGTGTGATTTTACGGTGGCAACTTCTTGCATGATCACACCCTTCAGGGATGGGTTCAGTTCAACATGGGAACAACGGCAGATAAATTCAGATCAATCACCCCTTCAACTTTGGTTGTTGCGCTGCCGATACCAGACCACCACCTGATAGGGACGGCTGATATAGCCTAGAGGGATACTAGCAACGTGAACCAACCGGGAAAAAGGAAACAGCGAAACCATGAAAAAGGCATTGACCGCATGCAGCTTGACGACGACAGGCATGTTTGCCAGATATTCAATTTTCGGGCTGAAGGAAACCAGTGACCAGAGCCAGGGAGAGACGGTATGTATGTACCAGAACCCGCCCCAGCGCATGGTGACGGCGATAAAAACGCCGGTCACAACCTGGAACAACAGGGAAACCAAAAGAACCCAGTCGATGATTGTCGTCACTGCGGTGACCCGGGCGTTTCCGGTACGCCGGATAATTAAAATCAGCATGGCAATTATTGTGATCATCCCGAGAATTATTCCCGTGACTTCCAGTAGGTACAAACGTCCCGGCGCCCCGAGCAAAGTTCCCCAGAAGGGCGGAAAAAGAAACGCCAGCAGGTGGGCCGACAAGATCAGGAGTATGGCATAGTGCCAGGGAACCGAGCCCCAGAACAGGGCGCGACTCTCAAGAAACTGTGATGATTGTGACGAATAGGAATAGCGATCGAAACAATAGCGATAGGTACCAACGGCAACAGCGAGTGCGATTGCCACGTAGGGAAACACGCCGAATAAAATCAAATCCATCATGATAATGCTCCATTTTCTGCGTTGCTTTTATTGAGAAAGCTTTGCAGGGCTTTGAGAAGCTCTTTATAGGGATGATC
This genomic window from Pelobacter seleniigenes DSM 18267 contains:
- a CDS encoding MFS transporter, giving the protein MSINLDKWDVEDEQFWNSTGKKIATRNLWISIPKLLCGFAVWLYWSIITVQMINLGYPFSQSQLFTLSAIAGLAGATLRIPSSFLIRIAGGRNTIFFTTALLIIPAFGTGIALQNKTTPIEIYYLLALLSGIGGGNFASSMSNISFFFPKRMQGTSLGLNAGLGNFGVTTMQILIPLVMTFGLFGGKPQTLINTSGTLIGKIPAGTETYIQNAGYIWLILLIPLAVVGYFGMHNIRTEAVSPDVNSTVHAFAKITGLLMIAFVTASIGLYLLLPAPIGLGLLSKWLVLPLIIAATVFGMKYLTRGELRANLERQYRIFNNKHTWAMTIIYTMTFGSFIGYSAAFALSIKVIFGFSHLMVDGVLTHNTANVNGPSALMFAWMGPFIGALIRPVGGKIADKLGGAIVTQWVSIVMIISALGCAYFMKAAYASATPEDYFYPFLLLFIVLFAATGVGNGSTFRSIAIIFNKEQAGPVLGWTSAVAAYGAFIIPQVFGEQIKATTPEYALYGFAIFYFICLALNWWFYTRKNAYIQNP
- a CDS encoding MFS transporter, giving the protein MQEVATVKSHKMLFLNTLAFTICFAAWMFNGVLVTFLVDNQVFNWGPVQIGWLMGIPVLTGSIFRLPAGMLTDKFGGKPIYGTLLLICAIPMYLLSKADSLTTFALCSFGFGLAGVSFSIGIAFTSVWYPRERQGTALGVFGAGNAGAALTTLFAPTLLNHLTDYGTDIEGWRQLPVYYAIMLASMGVLFFIFAENKKPASSTKSFRQMLRPLSDIRVWRFGLYYFLVFGCFVAFSQWLVPYFVNVYYLPLVTAGIFAAAFSLPSGVIRALGGWLSDLFGGRTVMYWVLSASVLLSFMVIIPKMEIYSPGRGVMAKRSGTVTEVTATSINIGENSYGLKQKPESLYNFDSQILVLPTKQTWQEPTVEVGQQVKKKELLAKGVTRIFFQANVWIFAVIVVMLGSIWGIGKAAVYKLIPDYFPEEVGVVGGMVGVLGGLGGFFCPIIFGYLLEGTGLWTSCWMFMFALSLICLIWMHLVATKMMKNKHPADMQKFEAGS
- the narI gene encoding respiratory nitrate reductase subunit gamma, producing the protein MMDLILFGVFPYVAIALAVAVGTYRYCFDRYSYSSQSSQFLESRALFWGSVPWHYAILLILSAHLLAFLFPPFWGTLLGAPGRLYLLEVTGIILGMITIIAMLILIIRRTGNARVTAVTTIIDWVLLVSLLFQVVTGVFIAVTMRWGGFWYIHTVSPWLWSLVSFSPKIEYLANMPVVVKLHAVNAFFMVSLFPFSRLVHVASIPLGYISRPYQVVVWYRQRNNQS